The stretch of DNA ACTTCTGCTGAAGCGGGTTCCGCCTTTCGAAGACATTCTCGAAGGAAGATTCTCGCCACTCCAATTTCAGAATATTGAAATCGCCGATCTCCTCCCGAGGTCGGGTGTGAAACTGGAAACTCCTGAGCTGGTGCAGTTCTACCACGGCAAGACCATTTTGGTGACCGGAGCGGGGGGATCTATTGGTTCGGAGCTTGTTCGGCAAATAGCCGGTTGGCATCCCAAACAAGTTCTTCTCTTGGAGCGCAGTGAATATCATCTGTACGAGATCGACTGTGAACTGAGAGAACGGTTTCCAGACACCGTTGCTATCTCCCTTATCGGAGATGTTGCGGACACTGCGCGAGTGGAACACATCATGAAGCAATATTCTCCTCAAATTGTGTTTCACGCGGCGGCATATAAGCATGTTCCCCTCATGGAATCCAACGCAAGCGAAGCTCTCAAGAACAACGTTCTTGGGACGGAGATCGTTACTAGTCTTGCAATGAAATACGGCGTGGAGAAGTTTGTCCTGATTTCTACGGATAAGGCAGTTAGTCCATGCAATGTTATGGGATATACGAAACGGATCGCCGAGCTCGTGCTCTCGGAAAAGTTCGGTTGCTCACGAACGCAGTATATGGCCGTCAGATTCGGAAACGTTCTGGATAGTGCGGGAAGCGTGGTCCCGCTTTTTAGGCGGCAAATCGCCAGTGGTGGTCCTGTGACCGTTACCCATCCCGAGATCGAACGATATTTCATGACCATTCCAGAGGCTGTGCAACTGGTCCTCGCTGCCGGGAGGATGGGAAAAGGAGGAGAGATATTTGTTTTGGACATGGGAAATCCGGTAAGAGTTCTTGATCTGGCAAAACGGATGATCGAATTGTCCGGCATGCATCACGTTCAGGTTCGATACATCGGGTTGCGTCCCGGCGAGAAATTAACTGAAGAGCTGGTGGACGACTCAGAGCGACTTTATTCCACAGACAATCGGAAGATCAGCGTCATCTACCCGGAACGACGATCCGAAGCGATCATCTCAGGCTGGATTTCAGCGCTTCTAAGAGAAGTCGACGATTTGTCGGATGAACAGGTGGTGGAAGCCCTTAAAAAAATTATCCGACAAGCGGACAAATTGAAGGGGCACTCGGAGACCGCTGAGGAGAATGTCGTTGCAATCTCTTCCGGCGCTGGTCGTTTGTAAGAGTGCAAGGGTTCCGTGAAATACGGGAGAATTCACGTTTTGAATGGTCTTGTCTCCTTCTTCGAAATCGCTGCATTCTTATGGATTCGGAGATACTGTTGCGTATGGTTGTCGTCATTTTGGCGGGATTCGACACCCGTTAATTGTCCGGGACAAATCCTAATTACATTTTGGGTCGAGACGAGGAACTGATGGGACCTGATTACGGATACTCAGCAGGGTTTTCAATCCAACCGAGAATTCTCAAAGAAGCGTTATCGGCGGCCTGAGTGACATAGCCGTATATTTTTTGTGGGTGTGTAATTGGCCATGAAAGATATTGGAAGATCGTGCCAGTCGCGGAAGTGGCTTTTAGCGCGGTTATGGATGAGTCACGGTGGGACGACAAAGACAGAGAATCGTCAGGAGTCGGGCTCACCATATGCGCTCGTAGTCGAACGATCTTCGCTCCGATCGGAACTTTGAGCGTGTATTCCGTTATATTGGGTTCTATTGTCGTCTCCGTAATGTTGACATCAAACGCATAATTCCCTTGATTCATCTGAACGTTTCCACCCACCGACGTGAATGGGATGATTTCAGCCGCACCTCCCCCATCGGTGATGAACGCACCTAAATAAGTTGCCTGTCCTGCAAAACCGACTGGGCCGGAGTTCGGATCATTCAGGGAAGCAATAAGGTCAAAGCCGGTTCCTGATTCGGCCGGGATGGCGTAGAGGTAATAAAGTGAATTAATGGCCACGGTGCCAGCGTCGATACCGTTTCGAACAGAGTTATCGACATTGAGAACCGCGTTGGCGCTATTTGAATAAATCGTTCCGTTGATGGCCACGCGGGAAGGTTGGGCGTTCGTTGCCGGGACAATCAGTTCTTTGACGTTTGC from Bdellovibrionota bacterium encodes:
- a CDS encoding nucleoside-diphosphate sugar epimerase/dehydratase, which encodes MSKFTSYRQIIDSIVVLFIGAGAYAFAFYLRFEFSIPVTESETLLYTLPILLVVRLVAAHVFALHRRSWRYMSLVDAVDICKASLAGSVIFAVIVFLVGGTDLPRSVYLLDGFLFPGFLIGTHVSARLLLERHGWNGIRYWKRVLIVGAGDSGQALIKELQGRMNHSYDPAIAVDDNRNKLGLKIHGVPVAGTLADVEELARIHRIDEVIIACHKLSKEKLTDIYNACERSGLLLKRVPPFEDILEGRFSPLQFQNIEIADLLPRSGVKLETPELVQFYHGKTILVTGAGGSIGSELVRQIAGWHPKQVLLLERSEYHLYEIDCELRERFPDTVAISLIGDVADTARVEHIMKQYSPQIVFHAAAYKHVPLMESNASEALKNNVLGTEIVTSLAMKYGVEKFVLISTDKAVSPCNVMGYTKRIAELVLSEKFGCSRTQYMAVRFGNVLDSAGSVVPLFRRQIASGGPVTVTHPEIERYFMTIPEAVQLVLAAGRMGKGGEIFVLDMGNPVRVLDLAKRMIELSGMHHVQVRYIGLRPGEKLTEELVDDSERLYSTDNRKISVIYPERRSEAIISGWISALLREVDDLSDEQVVEALKKIIRQADKLKGHSETAEENVVAISSGAGRL